The Saccharothrix violaceirubra genome segment CCGGCGCGCACCCGTGAGACCGCACGCGCGGTCGTGCGCAAGGTCGTGGAGGAGATCGAAAGACGGCTGGCGGAACGCCTGAAGGCCGCCGTGCACGGCGCGGTCGACCGTTCGCGGCGCACGCGCCGACCACGTCTGTCCGATGTGGACTGGGACGCCACGATCCGGGCCAACCTCAAGCACTACCAGCCCGACCAGGGCACGGTCGTGGTCGAGCAGCTCAGGGGTCATCGCCGGCGGAGTCGGACGGCGGCGCTCAAGGACGTGATCCTGCTGGTCGACCAGTCGGGGTCGATGGCCGAGTCGGTGGTGTACTCGGCGGTGATGGGCGCGTCGCTGGCGTCGTTGCGCAGCGTGGACACGAAGCTCGTCGTGTTCGACACCGAGGTGGTCGACCTGACCGACGAGCTGGACGACCCGGTGGACCTGCTCTTCGCGACCCAGCTCGGCGGCGGCACGGACATCAACCGGGCCGTGGCCTACGGCCAGTCGCTGGTCCGCCGCCCGTCGGACACGGTGTTGGTGCTGATCAGCGACCTCTACGAGGGTGGTGTGGCGGACGAACTCCGACGCCGGGTCCGGGAGTTGGTGCACAGCGGTGTGACGGTCGTCGTGCTGTTGGCGTTGAGCGACGGCGGCACACCGGCGTACGACCACGAGTTGGCGGCGCAGTTGTCGGACCTGGGCGCACCCGCGTTCGCATGCACCCCGGACCGATTTCCCGACCTCCTCGCCACCGCGCTGCGGAAGGAGGACGTTGCCGCTTGGGCCGAGCAGAACGACATGCCGGTCGGTCGTTAGTCGACCACGACCTCCTCGTCACGCCGGATGCGCCGGCGTGCGCGTGCGGAGGGGCCGCCGACGAGGACGACCAGGACCACGACGATGACCGCCGCGGCGTAGAGCCACAGCGACCCGCCGAGGAGGTAGAGCACTTCTTCGATCAACAGCGCTGCGGCGACGGCGATCACCAACAGGCCGGCCAGGAATCCCACGACTCGTCTCCCGTCGAACTCGTCCACCCGGGCCAATTCCGGCCCGCTCCGGGCCGAAGGGGAGAGTCGACCAAATACGATCGTCACCGATCAACGAACACGTGGTCGGCTTTCGGCTCAACCCGCTCAAGCAAGGGTTGACTTGAAGGTCAAGGCGGGTCGTCGAGGAGGTTTTCCCATGGTCAGACAGCCTCCGTCGCGAACACGCCTGTTGCGTGCGGGCCGGGACGCCCTGCTGTCGGCGGGTTCCCGCATCCTCGCGGAGGGATTGACGATCGAGGCGATCGTCGAACGCGCCCACCTCACCACGACGACGTTCTACAACAACTGGCCCAACAAAGACCGCTTCGGTCTCGTGGGCGGCAAGGAGAAATTCCTCGACGACCTCCTGGGCACGCTGGCGGACGGCACGGCGTACGCGCCGCTGGTGTTCCCGGGCGGCACGGGTGATCCACGACGACTGGTCCGCGACCGCGCGCTCCAGGACTTCCGGGCGTTGTGCGCGGACCCGGCGGCGCGGGCGAGGTTGTTCCTGGCCACGTTCGCGCGCGGGCACACGGCCGCGTTGCGGTCGGCCCGCGTCGAGTACCGGGAGTTGTCCCGGCGCACGGCGCAGGCGTGCGAGGCGACGTTGGCCGAGTGGGGCGCGGTGCTGCGCAAGCCGTTCGGCCCGGATTCGCTGGCGGTCGTGCTGACCGCTTTGGTCGAGGGGCTGGCATTGCGCCGCGTGCTCGATCCGGCGTCGGTGCCCGACGACCTGTTCGGCGACGCGGCCGTGGCGTTGTTGGGTGCCGTGGTCGACGGCGGTCAACGCGACGAGCACGTCGACGACGTCATCGCGCCTTTGGCCGAGGAGGTGTCGCGCGAGTTCCACCCGGACCGTTTGCCCGACGACCCGGAACAGGCGGTGGTGGACGCGGCGGCGCACGAATTCGCGCACCGCGGCTACCACGGGACGCGACTGGCCCACATCGCGACGACCGCGGGCGTCGATCTACCCACCATAAAACGCCTATTTCCTACCAAAGCGGACATAGTGGCTGCCGGTTTGCGGCCGTCGTACGACGAGGTCCGCAAACGCCTCTCCACCGATGTCCGACTGGAACGCCCGGCACCGGAAATCCTGGTGCGCCACCTCGAACGCCTGGCTTTGGCGACGACGGCGCACCGCGCGATGTTCGACGCGTTGATGGTCCTGTCCACCCAGGACGACACGGCCCGCGAGCACGTGCCGAACTTCCCGGCGCTGGTCACCCCGGTGATCGAGGAGGGTCAGCACGCCGGCCGGTTCACCACGGCCCTGCCGGCGGCGGAACTGGCCGCACTGCTCACGGACACGGTCCTGGTCAGGTCGTTCCGCCGCCGCGACCACGCGCCGACAGAGGTCACGAACGCGGTCACGGTGCTGTTGTCGGGCGTGCTCAACGGATCACCACACGCCCCAACGTGAGGAATGGCGTACCGCGCGTGACGACGACGGTCCGCCCGCGGGCGTCGGGTCCGGCCAGCCAGACCTGACCGGTGCGCCGGACGTACTCGCGCACGCGCTCGGGCATTTCCGGCAACCGCAGGAACGTCCGGTCGGATCCTTCCGTCTCCAGGTACGCCTGACGCCCGACACGTGCCCGTCCGGCCACGAACGACACCGACATCGGGTGCCAGTCGTGCGCTTCCAGCAACCGCCGGACGGCACGTCGGCATAGGAAGTGCCGCAACCCCGGCACGGCGAACTCGACGCACAACGGCAACAACACGAACACCCAACGCGACCCGATCAACTCGGACACCAGCCACAGCGCGAGCACGGCGGCCACGGCCAACAGCAGGAACCCGACCGCCCGCCGGTCGGCGCGGTCGAGGCAGCGACGTGCCCAGTCCTCACCGATCACGGGGCCGCTCCCCACCGCTCGCACGCGCACACGCCCTCCACCAAACCAGATACCCGCCGGATATCCGCCCGGTTGATCACCGAAACCGATGTGACACCCCCGACCCCGGACGTCACCCGTCCAGCACCCGGGCGGCGAACAACCGGGGTACACCCCGGAACGTCACGACCGTCTCGCCCCGACGCCCGGGTTCCAGAACCCAGGCCCGCCGATGCCGGTTGATCCGCCCACGAGCAAGCGGACCGGCCGTCACGTCGAGCACGACGTCCTTCCCGTCCCCGTGCACCACCAGCCGCCCACCACGCCAATGCACCCGCACGAACTTCCACGGCGCCCCCTCGGCCATGACCGAGGGCGCAGGCCGCCGCACCATCCCCAGCCCCAACACGACAACCGCGAAAACCAGCAACCCCCACCCGACAGTCCCCCCACCCCACCCCTGCGACACGACCACCAGGTGGACCACGAACGCCACGACGCCGACCAGAACCCACCCGAACGCCCGCCGCCCGGCGATCTCCAGGCAGTACCGCGTCCACTCGTCCTCCAACGCCGCCCCCCGCCCCGACGGCCCGCCGACTCTCCTGATCACCAGAGCGACACCCCCTTCCCGAAGCCAGTCTCCGGACCCGAGGGCACGACACTCAAGCCACAATCGGCCCAGACCGACGTTCGCACCCCAAGACCACACAGTTCGCCGCACCGGACGCACACTCGCGGTGCCCGAGTGCACAACTCGCGGTGTCTGAGTGCATAACTCGCGGTGTCCGAGTGGAGGACTCGCGTGGTGTCCGGCGGCGCGCGGCGCGTGTAGAACAGGCCGGGAACACGTACGCCGATGGAGGGACTTCCCCCAGGGGCAGCCTCCAAGTTAGGCTGCCCTAACAAAGTGGAGGTGCACGGTGAGCGAAGACCGCCGACCACCCGCTCCGCACCCCGCGGAACGGGCCCGGACGATCGCGACCAGGGGCGGACGCGCCGCACTACTGCCCTCGAACGGCACGGAAGCCCGGATCACCCCCGCCTTCCACCACGTCCACCCCACCGGCGAAGCCACGATGCTCCTCCCCGACGACCACCCCCTGGTCCGCACGGGAGCCACCACCGGCATGCTGGAGGTGGCCGACCACGCCCCCGTCACCCTGCGGGAACCGGTCCGCGGCCTGCTCTGGATCACCGGCTGGCTACGGGTCCTCGACCCGCAGGAAGCCCGCCAGGCCTGCCTGGAGGTCGCCGAGCAACGCCCCGACCCCCGCCTCCTGGACGTAGGCCACGGCATGTCCGCCCTGCGCCTGGAGCCCGCGTCGATCGTCGTGGCGGACGCGGAAGGCACCACCAGCCTGCAACCGGACCTCTTCGCCACAGCGGAACCGGACCCGTTCTGCACTCACGAGGACCACTGGCTGCGCCACCTGGAACTGTCCCACCGCGACGTGGTCGGCCTCCTCTCCCAGCACCTCCCGGAACACCTCCGAGGCGGCCACGTCCGCCCCCTCGGCCTGGACCGCTTGGGCCTGCGGCTCCGCGTGGAGGCCACCGACGAGGACCACGACGTCCGCATCGCCTTCTCCCGCCCGGTCGCCACGGCCCAGGAACTGTCCGTCGAACTGCGCAGACTGATGGGCTGCCCTTTCCTCGCCCAACGCCGCTGAATAGCCTGCCCAGGTGATCGACCGCCGAGCCGTCCGCATCGAGCTGCTGCTCGTCTTCGCCGTCACGCTGGGCATGTCCGGCCTGCGCAGCCTGGTCCGCCTGATCGACAGCCTGCTCCAACCGGTCGCTCTCAACCAACAGTCCGTCGCGATCAACGTCCCGCAGGCGAAGTTCGACCTGCTCGACCTGATCGCCCAACTGCTCGGCGTCGCGCAACTGGCCGCCTGGGGCGGCCTGGGCGTCTACCTGCTCTGGCACACCGGCACAAAACTGAAAACCCTGGGCCTCGACCGGACGCGGATCGGCCCCGACGCGCTGGGCAGCCTGGGCCTGGCGGCCGTGATCGGCATCCCCGGCCTGGGCCTGTACCTGCTGGCGCACCACCTGGGCCTGAACCTCGCCGTCCAACCGTCCACTTTGGACGATTCCTGGTGGCGGACCGTCGTCCTGGTCCTCTCCGCGGCGGGCAACGCCTGGGCGGAGGAAACCCTGGTGGTCGGCTACCTCATCACCCGGCTGAAGCAGCTCGGTTGGCGCGACAACGCAGCCCTGCCGGCCAGTTCGATCCTGCGCGGCTCGTACCACCTCTACCAGGGCTTCGGCGGCTTCATCGGCAACGTCGTCATGGGCCTGGTCTTCGGCAAGGTCTGGCAGCGCACCAACCGCCTGTGGATCCTGGTCTTCGCGCACACGATCCTCGACGTGGTCGCGTTCGTCGGCTACACGTTCCTGCGCGGAAAGGTGTCCTGGCTGCCCTGAGTCCGGTTTAGACTGTGGCATGGGGAATCTCGCCGAGGAAATCGCCCTCCTGGCCTACGACGACAGCGGCGCGTTGCGCCTGGGCCGTCCCGTCTTCGAGTACGGGTTGGCCGGTGGCGTGCTGCTCGACCTGGCCCTGGCCGGACGCATCGACGTGGTCGACAACCGCGTCACGGTCCTCGACCCGACGCCCACCGATCACCCGGTCCTCGACCACGCGCTCGCCGCGATCGCCGCCGACAAGGACCGCAAGCCCAAGGACTGGGTCACGCGCCTGAGCAAGGGCCTGCCCGACCGCGTCCTGTCCAGCCTGGTCGACGCGGGCGTGCTGCGCCGCGAGCAGGACAAGGTGCTGCTGCTCTTCCCCCGCACCCGCTACCCCGCGCCGGACGGCGGCGAGCCCGCCGAGGAGACCGAGGCACGGCAGCGCCTGGCCCGCGCGATCACCTCCGAGGACCCGGTCGACCCGCGCACCGCCGCCCTCGCGTCCCTGGTCGCGGCACTGCGGTTCGAGCGGAAGGTGTTCAAGGACCTGCCGCACGCCCAGGTCAAGGCCCGCTTGAAGACGATCACCGAGGGCGACTGGGCGGGCAAGGCCGTCCGCCGCGCCGTGGACGAGATCCACGCCGTCCTGACCGCGACCGTCGTGATCCCCGCGATCACCACGACGAGCTAGCGGTCCGGCCCTGCCATAGCGAGCAGGACACGCGCTAATACGCGAGCAGGAACCGCCGCAAGGTCCGCGCCGACGCCTCGACCACGACCCGCGCCACCACGGCCGAGTCGACGGACGAGGCATCGAGCCCGGTCACGTCCAGCGCCGAGTTCTCGGCGACCCACCGCGCCACGGCACCCAAAGCACGTCCGAACACCTGGATCCCGAGTTCTTCCTCGGTCTCCCCGACCGCGCTCCTGGTGACGAGCCCGCCCACGGCCCGCAGCCCGATGCCCTGCCCGCGCAGCACGCCGTCCTCGGCGGCACCCCGCAGCACCCGCGCCGCCCGCTCCAACCGCCCGGCTTCGGCCGCGGACCCGGTGCGCACGACGGCGACCGGTCGGCCTTCGCCGTTGCCGAGCACCAGAATCTCCTGTTCGGACACCACGATCCGCGTCGCGTTCCCGTATGGCCGGTCGACCTTCGCCCCGGGCAGCACCTGTCCGCCGACGAGCAGCCGCAGTTCGTTCAGCACGTCGGGATCGGACACGACGACCACACCGGGTCCGTCGGACTTCAACGCGGAACGGTTGACGTCCAGGCACACCACCAGGCCGATCCTGGGCTCTTCGGCGATCCGGCCGTTGAACCGACCCGCCAGCAGCAGGACCCGACCCTGGTCCGGCACCTCGCCGATCACCGCCGCGTGCCGGAACCGCGCGCCCATCCTGAGCACGAAGTCCACCCCCGCACCGGGCTCGACGTCCACCAGGAACGACGCGTTGAGGCCGATCAGGTCCGCGACGCGCACGATCACGTCGGCCGCCTCGGCGCTGCCGACCACGCCGCCCGCCAGCGCCCCGACCTCGCCGAGGACCAGGTCGCGCGCCGAGGTGATGATCAACTCGACCGCACGCCGGGCCGCCGTCTCGATCCCGTGCAGCAGCCGGATCGGATGCGCGCCCGACCGCATGGCGTCGACCAGTCCGTCGACCGCGTCCGACGTCACCGCCACCGCGGACGCGCCACCGTCACCCGCCTCCGACCGCACCTCGCGCACCAGGTCACGGGCGTACTCGACGCCCAGCAGGTCCCGTGAGTCGTCCGGCTTGAACACGTCCACGATCGTCGAAGCGTCCCCGGCCTCCACGGGTGCACGGTCGACATAAAGCACCGCCCGCCGCCCGTAAGGCCCCAAAGTCCGACACACGCGATCGGCCACGGCCCGGAACCCGCGCGCCACCAGCAACTGCCGGGGCGTGTACGTCGCCGTCGGCGCCACCCGCACGACCCCGGTCCCGGCCCGCCCGATCCGGATCGCGCCGGCCGTCCCGTCCGGGAAGAACAGCGGCGTCTGCCGGTCCCCGACCGCACGGGCCGCGTACGCCGCCCACTCCGCGACCTCGACCCAGCCGTCGCCGTCGAGGTCGGCCGCGCCGCCGGACAGCCCTTCGATCAGCACGTCCGTGTAGACCGACTTGTCCTGCCCGAACGCGTCGGTCGCGCTCAACACGACGTAGCCCTCGCCGGCTTCGACGACCGGATCGGCGACGACACCGCCGAAGCGGCAGTCCAGCACCAGCACCCGGGCACCGGCCGCGCAGTCCGCCAACTGCTCGTGCACGAACGACCGGGGCACGGCGGTGGCGGCGGGCCGGTCGAGGTTCGTGTCCGAGGCCGCGAAGTGGAGTCGGCGTCCGGCCGTCATCACGCCGTGGCAGGCGAAGAACACCAGCACGAGATCACCGGGTTCGCGGTCGAGCACGTCCTCCACCGCGAGCCTGATCTCGCCGGCCGACCGGTCGCGCAGCACGGTCACCGACGTGAACCCGCCGATGTCCGGATCTTCGAGCACGGCGGCGAGACGTTCGACGTCCGACGCGGGCGACCGCAACCGGGCGAGCCGGACGTCGTCGTACGCACCGGTGGCGACGAGCAGCGCATAACGACCCACGGGCCGATCCTCCCACGTGCCCCAGGTGACACAACGTTCAACCGGATGGACCCGCGATTCGCACAACGAATCGCCGCTTCAGTCATCTACTACAGTCGACTTGACCCGGAAAGCCCGCTCACGGGCTGCGACTTCCACACCTTCGGTCTACCCTCGACCGCGTGACCGCGCACATCGCACCCACCGAGACCGCCGACGCCGTCCCGCACCCGGCACCCCGGGTGGACAGCGAGGTCGGCCCCCTGCGCACGGTGCTGCTGCACCGCCCCGGCGCCGAGCTGAAGCGGCTGACCCCGCGCAACAACGACCAACTGCTGTTCGACGGCGTCCCCTGGGTCGACCGCGCGCAGGAGGAGCACGATGCCTTCGCCGAGGTGTTGCGCGTGCGCGGCGTCGAGGTGCTCCTGCTGTCCGACGTCCTGGTCGCCGCGCTGCACGACGACCGTGCGCGGATCGCGGGCCTGCACAGCGCGGTCGACGAGCGCCGACTGGGTATCGACCTGGCCGACGCGTTGCGCTCGCACCTCGCCTCCCTGCCGCCGGACCAGCTCGCGACCGTGCTCACCACGGGCATGACGTTCGAGGAACTGCCCGCCGCCGAGGGCGCGTCCCTGGTCCGCAAGATGCACCACCCCAACGACTTCGCCGTGAACCCGCTGCCGAACCTGCTGTTCACGCGCGACTCGTCGGTCTGGGTCGGCGACCGGGTCGCGATCACGTCGCTGGCGCTGCCCGCGCGTGACCGCGAGACCGCACTGACCGACCTGATCTACGCCTACCACCCGAGGTTCCGCCGCACGCGACGTGCGTACGGGGCGCACTCGGCGCCGTTGGAGGGCGGGGACGTGCTGCTGCTCGCGCCCGGCGTGCTGGCCATCGGCGTCGGCGAGCGGACCACGCCGGCCGGTGCCGAGTCGTTCGCCCGATCCGCGCTCGCGGACGGTCTCGCGCACACGGTCCTGGCCGTGCCCATCACCCAGGAGCGGGCCACGATGCACCTCGACACGGTGTGCACGATGGTCGACCGCGACGCCGTGGTGATGTACCCGGCGGTGCGCGACAGCCTGGAGGCGTACGCGGTCCGCGCGGACGGTTCGGGCGGTGTGACGGTCGCCGACCGCAAGCCGTTCCTGGAGGCGGCGGCCGACGCGATGGGCATCGAGCGGCTGCGCGTGATCGACACCGGCCTGGACCCGGTGACCGCCGAACGCGAGCAGTGGGACGACGGCAACAACACGCTCGCGGTCGGTCCCGGTCTGGTCGTGGCCTACGAACGCAACGTGGAGACGAACGCGCGCCTGGAGGACGCGGGCGTCGAGGTGCTGCGCATCAGCGGCTCGGAACTCGGGTCCGGCCGGGGCGGGCCGCGCTGCATGTCCTGCCCGATCGAACGCGCACCCCTGGCGTGACGAAAGGTTTGCCTAACCTTTCGGACAACCAAGGCTGACCTATTCTTAGATTAATCTTCCCTGCGATGCGGAATTAGACCCGGGACGTTATCGTAAAGCCATGGCCAACACTGTCGAGAAGCATTCCGAGAGCGACCACACCAAGTTCCACCACCTGCTCCGCGAACAGGTCGGCCACGAGTTCGCGGCGGCGCAGCAGTACCTGGCCATCGCGGTCTGGTACGACGGCGCCGACCTGCCCCGCCTGGCCGCGCACTTCTACCGCCAGGCGTTGGAGGAGCGCAACCACGCGCTCATGATCGTCCAGTACCTGATGGACAAGGACGTCCGCGTGTCCATTCCGGGTGTGTCGGAGGTGCGCAACGATTTCACGGACGCACGGGAGCCCGTCGAACTCGCGCTGCACCAGGAAGAGACCGTGACGGAACAGATCGTCACGCTCGCCAAGACCGCGCGCGACGAAGGCGACTACATCGGCGAGCAGTTCCTCCAGTGGTTCCTGAAGGAACAGGTGGAGGAGGTGGCGTCCATGCGCACGCTGCTGGCCGTCGTCGACCGCGCCGACGGGAACCTGTTCCACGTGGAGGCGTACCTGACGCGCGAGAGCGTCGGCGAGGCCGCCGACCCGAGCGCACCCCGTGCAGCGGGTGGCGCGCTTTAAGGCGCTTCAAGCAGAACGCGCGCCCGGCCCCTTCGAAGGGGCCGGGCTCGCGTGTGTTCCCAGACCCGCGATCCCAGGACGGGCAGTCACAACACGGGCAGTCACAGCACGGGCAGCGGCCGGAACCGCCCGTCCGCGTCGGGCGGGAACTCCAGCACCGCCACCACCGCGTCGGCCGGCACGGGTCCGTACACGTGCGGGAACCACGGCCCGTCCTCGTCGCCGTCGCCCGGTTCCCACAGCACGGGCAGGCCACCGGGGTCGATCACCAGCAGCACGAGGTCCGTCCGGCCCGGGAACATCCGGTTCGCGGGCAGGTGGACCGTGCCCGGGTCCGAGCAGTGCAGGAAGCCGTCCGGGTCGATCGGCACGGCGCCCGCGTCCCGTGCCGAGGCCCACTCGGCACGGGAGCTGAT includes the following:
- a CDS encoding VWA domain-containing protein, producing MSTDETERLRRWRLLLGADAGDLSTLGTDDARRDSALTGLYGGGPVEGGGRKRGAGLSGSAPVLHRWLGDIRTYFPTSVVQVMQRDAVDRLGLRQLLLEPELLAGAEPDVNLVGTLLSLSSAIPARTRETARAVVRKVVEEIERRLAERLKAAVHGAVDRSRRTRRPRLSDVDWDATIRANLKHYQPDQGTVVVEQLRGHRRRSRTAALKDVILLVDQSGSMAESVVYSAVMGASLASLRSVDTKLVVFDTEVVDLTDELDDPVDLLFATQLGGGTDINRAVAYGQSLVRRPSDTVLVLISDLYEGGVADELRRRVRELVHSGVTVVVLLALSDGGTPAYDHELAAQLSDLGAPAFACTPDRFPDLLATALRKEDVAAWAEQNDMPVGR
- a CDS encoding CPBP family intramembrane glutamic endopeptidase, which translates into the protein MSGLRSLVRLIDSLLQPVALNQQSVAINVPQAKFDLLDLIAQLLGVAQLAAWGGLGVYLLWHTGTKLKTLGLDRTRIGPDALGSLGLAAVIGIPGLGLYLLAHHLGLNLAVQPSTLDDSWWRTVVLVLSAAGNAWAEETLVVGYLITRLKQLGWRDNAALPASSILRGSYHLYQGFGGFIGNVVMGLVFGKVWQRTNRLWILVFAHTILDVVAFVGYTFLRGKVSWLP
- a CDS encoding DUF952 domain-containing protein, with the protein product MILRISSRAEWASARDAGAVPIDPDGFLHCSDPGTVHLPANRMFPGRTDLVLLVIDPGGLPVLWEPGDGDEDGPWFPHVYGPVPADAVVAVLEFPPDADGRFRPLPVL
- a CDS encoding GOLPH3/VPS74 family protein, translating into MGNLAEEIALLAYDDSGALRLGRPVFEYGLAGGVLLDLALAGRIDVVDNRVTVLDPTPTDHPVLDHALAAIAADKDRKPKDWVTRLSKGLPDRVLSSLVDAGVLRREQDKVLLLFPRTRYPAPDGGEPAEETEARQRLARAITSEDPVDPRTAALASLVAALRFERKVFKDLPHAQVKARLKTITEGDWAGKAVRRAVDEIHAVLTATVVIPAITTTS
- a CDS encoding arginine deiminase, which translates into the protein MTAHIAPTETADAVPHPAPRVDSEVGPLRTVLLHRPGAELKRLTPRNNDQLLFDGVPWVDRAQEEHDAFAEVLRVRGVEVLLLSDVLVAALHDDRARIAGLHSAVDERRLGIDLADALRSHLASLPPDQLATVLTTGMTFEELPAAEGASLVRKMHHPNDFAVNPLPNLLFTRDSSVWVGDRVAITSLALPARDRETALTDLIYAYHPRFRRTRRAYGAHSAPLEGGDVLLLAPGVLAIGVGERTTPAGAESFARSALADGLAHTVLAVPITQERATMHLDTVCTMVDRDAVVMYPAVRDSLEAYAVRADGSGGVTVADRKPFLEAAADAMGIERLRVIDTGLDPVTAEREQWDDGNNTLAVGPGLVVAYERNVETNARLEDAGVEVLRISGSELGSGRGGPRCMSCPIERAPLA
- a CDS encoding TetR/AcrR family transcriptional regulator, whose product is MVRQPPSRTRLLRAGRDALLSAGSRILAEGLTIEAIVERAHLTTTTFYNNWPNKDRFGLVGGKEKFLDDLLGTLADGTAYAPLVFPGGTGDPRRLVRDRALQDFRALCADPAARARLFLATFARGHTAALRSARVEYRELSRRTAQACEATLAEWGAVLRKPFGPDSLAVVLTALVEGLALRRVLDPASVPDDLFGDAAVALLGAVVDGGQRDEHVDDVIAPLAEEVSREFHPDRLPDDPEQAVVDAAAHEFAHRGYHGTRLAHIATTAGVDLPTIKRLFPTKADIVAAGLRPSYDEVRKRLSTDVRLERPAPEILVRHLERLALATTAHRAMFDALMVLSTQDDTAREHVPNFPALVTPVIEEGQHAGRFTTALPAAELAALLTDTVLVRSFRRRDHAPTEVTNAVTVLLSGVLNGSPHAPT
- a CDS encoding DUF2470 domain-containing protein, translated to MSEDRRPPAPHPAERARTIATRGGRAALLPSNGTEARITPAFHHVHPTGEATMLLPDDHPLVRTGATTGMLEVADHAPVTLREPVRGLLWITGWLRVLDPQEARQACLEVAEQRPDPRLLDVGHGMSALRLEPASIVVADAEGTTSLQPDLFATAEPDPFCTHEDHWLRHLELSHRDVVGLLSQHLPEHLRGGHVRPLGLDRLGLRLRVEATDEDHDVRIAFSRPVATAQELSVELRRLMGCPFLAQRR
- a CDS encoding caspase family protein, producing the protein MGRYALLVATGAYDDVRLARLRSPASDVERLAAVLEDPDIGGFTSVTVLRDRSAGEIRLAVEDVLDREPGDLVLVFFACHGVMTAGRRLHFAASDTNLDRPAATAVPRSFVHEQLADCAAGARVLVLDCRFGGVVADPVVEAGEGYVVLSATDAFGQDKSVYTDVLIEGLSGGAADLDGDGWVEVAEWAAYAARAVGDRQTPLFFPDGTAGAIRIGRAGTGVVRVAPTATYTPRQLLVARGFRAVADRVCRTLGPYGRRAVLYVDRAPVEAGDASTIVDVFKPDDSRDLLGVEYARDLVREVRSEAGDGGASAVAVTSDAVDGLVDAMRSGAHPIRLLHGIETAARRAVELIITSARDLVLGEVGALAGGVVGSAEAADVIVRVADLIGLNASFLVDVEPGAGVDFVLRMGARFRHAAVIGEVPDQGRVLLLAGRFNGRIAEEPRIGLVVCLDVNRSALKSDGPGVVVVSDPDVLNELRLLVGGQVLPGAKVDRPYGNATRIVVSEQEILVLGNGEGRPVAVVRTGSAAEAGRLERAARVLRGAAEDGVLRGQGIGLRAVGGLVTRSAVGETEEELGIQVFGRALGAVARWVAENSALDVTGLDASSVDSAVVARVVVEASARTLRRFLLAY
- a CDS encoding ferritin, which gives rise to MANTVEKHSESDHTKFHHLLREQVGHEFAAAQQYLAIAVWYDGADLPRLAAHFYRQALEERNHALMIVQYLMDKDVRVSIPGVSEVRNDFTDAREPVELALHQEETVTEQIVTLAKTARDEGDYIGEQFLQWFLKEQVEEVASMRTLLAVVDRADGNLFHVEAYLTRESVGEAADPSAPRAAGGAL